A genomic region of Dactylococcopsis salina PCC 8305 contains the following coding sequences:
- the ruvB gene encoding Holliday junction branch migration DNA helicase RuvB translates to MAIRRSSEQGNPPQQPPKERKPRNELLQSNPTTEETNSNEDSLRPQRLADYIGQKDLKAVLAIAIEAAKQRGEAMDHLLLYGPPGLGKTTMSLILATEMGVNCKITAAPALERPRDITGLLVNLNPGDVLFVDEIHRLNRITEELLYPAMEDGRLDITVGKGQSAKTRSIPLPPFTLVGATTRVGSLTAPLRDRFGMIQRLQFYELDELTEIVLRTAQVLETEIVREGAIEIATRSRGTPRIANRLLKRVRDYAQVKNLGVIGAEVAAEALELFQVDQMGLDWTDRLLLNTMIDQFHGGPVGLDAIGAATGEDRITIEDVYEPYLLQIGFLQRTPRGRMVTDKAMKHLGY, encoded by the coding sequence ATGGCGATTAGACGCTCCTCGGAACAAGGAAACCCCCCACAACAACCGCCAAAGGAGAGAAAGCCACGCAATGAGTTATTACAAAGCAATCCGACGACAGAGGAAACGAATAGTAATGAAGACTCACTGCGTCCACAACGCCTTGCTGATTATATCGGACAAAAGGACTTAAAGGCGGTTTTGGCAATTGCGATCGAAGCGGCGAAACAACGGGGAGAAGCAATGGATCATCTGCTATTATATGGTCCGCCTGGTTTGGGAAAAACCACAATGTCTCTGATTTTGGCAACTGAGATGGGGGTAAACTGTAAAATTACGGCGGCTCCTGCTTTAGAGCGTCCGCGAGATATTACGGGATTGTTGGTGAATTTGAATCCGGGGGATGTGTTGTTTGTGGATGAGATTCATCGCTTAAATCGGATTACGGAGGAGTTGCTTTATCCCGCGATGGAGGATGGACGGTTGGATATTACGGTTGGAAAAGGACAAAGTGCGAAAACGCGCAGTATTCCTCTACCGCCGTTTACACTGGTGGGAGCGACGACACGGGTGGGATCGTTGACGGCGCCGTTGCGCGATCGATTTGGGATGATTCAACGGTTACAGTTTTATGAGTTGGATGAGTTGACGGAGATTGTTTTACGCACCGCTCAAGTTTTGGAAACGGAAATTGTCAGGGAAGGGGCGATCGAAATTGCCACTCGATCGCGCGGTACGCCTCGCATTGCTAACCGTCTCTTAAAACGGGTGCGAGATTATGCACAGGTGAAGAATTTGGGGGTGATTGGTGCTGAGGTGGCAGCGGAGGCTCTAGAATTGTTTCAAGTGGATCAGATGGGGTTAGATTGGACCGATCGGTTGCTTCTCAATACAATGATTGATCAGTTTCACGGGGGACCAGTGGGATTAGATGCGATCGGAGCGGCAACGGGAGAAGATCGGATCACCATTGAAGATGTTTATGAGCCTTATCTACTCCAAATTGGTTTCCTACAACGCACACCAAGAGGGAGAATGGTGACAGACAAAGCAATGAAACATCTGGGGTATTAA
- a CDS encoding HepT-like ribonuclease domain-containing protein has translation MSRSIQLYLKDILNSIRKIKQYMSHKTQSELLEDEQAFDAVVYNLQIIGEATKKIPEDIRNRQSQIEWKNIIGIRNIITHAYFSIDDEVVWDIIQTKLDPLQSCIETILETENLENNIE, from the coding sequence ATGTCAAGGAGCATTCAACTATATCTCAAAGATATTCTTAACAGTATCAGAAAGATCAAACAATATATGTCTCACAAAACACAAAGCGAACTTTTAGAGGACGAACAAGCCTTTGATGCGGTTGTTTACAATCTCCAAATTATTGGAGAAGCAACTAAGAAAATTCCAGAGGACATCAGAAACCGACAGTCACAAATTGAGTGGAAAAATATTATTGGGATTCGCAATATTATTACTCATGCTTATTTCTCTATTGATGATGAAGTGGTTTGGGATATCATTCAAACTAAACTTGATCCTCTTCAAAGTTGCATTGAAACCATTCTCGAAACTGAAAATTTAGAAAATAATATTGAGTGA
- a CDS encoding nucleotidyltransferase family protein translates to MNRQIVLSTLKEHLEEINQFGVKSLALFGSTARNEATSHSDLDFLVEFEGAATLDRYMGLKFFLEDLFNKNVDLVTRRSLKSQITEQVLKEAIYVKEHSTISQRYS, encoded by the coding sequence ATGAACCGCCAAATTGTTCTTTCTACCCTCAAAGAACATTTAGAAGAAATCAATCAGTTTGGGGTGAAATCTCTCGCTTTATTTGGTTCTACAGCCCGTAATGAAGCCACCTCCCATAGTGATCTCGATTTTCTTGTGGAATTTGAAGGGGCTGCCACTTTAGATAGATATATGGGTTTAAAGTTTTTCTTAGAAGACCTTTTTAATAAGAATGTAGATTTAGTGACGCGACGTTCCCTGAAGTCCCAAATTACTGAACAAGTTCTCAAAGAAGCAATCTATGTCAAGGAGCATTCAACTATATCTCAAAGATATTCTTAA
- the hisG gene encoding ATP phosphoribosyltransferase, producing the protein MITVALPKGALLEESIRLFQKIGLDFSAFNDSKNRALQIVDPTNTARALLVRALDVPVYVEYGQAQLGIVGYDVLREKTPKVADLADLQFGYCRLSVAVKSDSNYQESRSLPAHARVASKFVQCAREHFHGLDLPVEIVPLYGSVELGPITGMSEAIVDLVSTGRTLKENGLVEIDLLFESTAHLIAHPLSYRLDRGDLSHYCDQLRELTPQQQSVTS; encoded by the coding sequence ATGATCACTGTTGCTTTACCAAAAGGGGCGTTACTAGAAGAGAGTATTCGCTTATTTCAAAAGATTGGGTTGGATTTTAGTGCGTTTAATGATTCTAAAAACCGCGCTTTACAGATTGTTGATCCCACCAACACGGCGAGGGCGTTATTAGTGCGAGCGTTGGATGTTCCTGTTTATGTGGAATATGGACAAGCACAATTGGGAATTGTTGGTTATGATGTGTTGCGAGAAAAGACTCCGAAAGTGGCTGATTTGGCGGATTTACAATTTGGTTACTGTCGGTTGTCAGTGGCGGTAAAATCTGATAGTAATTATCAGGAGTCTCGTTCTTTACCTGCTCATGCGCGAGTGGCTTCTAAGTTTGTTCAGTGTGCGCGAGAGCATTTTCATGGCTTAGATTTACCTGTGGAAATTGTTCCCCTCTATGGTTCGGTGGAGTTGGGACCGATTACTGGGATGTCGGAAGCAATTGTGGATTTGGTTTCTACTGGACGCACTCTCAAGGAAAATGGGTTGGTTGAGATTGATTTGTTGTTTGAAAGTACCGCTCATTTGATTGCTCATCCTTTGAGTTATCGCCTCGATCGAGGTGATTTGTCTCATTACTGTGATCAGCTTCGAGAATTGACACCCCAACAACAATCAGTGACCAGTTAA
- the cydB gene encoding cytochrome d ubiquinol oxidase subunit II, whose translation METLAYFLPQVWFVILALFLFLYVTLDGFDLGVGILSLTASNEERRGLLMTSLSNVWDANETWLVLMGGALFGAYPLAYSTILSSLYIPIWMMVFGFIFRAVAFEFREHSERKFFWNAAFGLGSLLATVGQGFALGGVLTGINVDESGHFIGGVWDWLSLPSILVTLTLIQGYVLSGSTYLVMKTEGGLQQTHYRTAKIAAITTLIGAVLITITTPIFLEEARSRLFEPPFLYIFATIPLLGAFFVFQLLRSLNQQQERAPFVWTVLIFLLSFLGLGIIVFPYIIPRSITVYQAAADPSALVFMLTFIGFLIPIMLAYNIYQYVVFRGKVRSSDYSGQ comes from the coding sequence ATGGAAACTCTCGCTTATTTCTTACCGCAAGTTTGGTTTGTCATTCTTGCCTTATTTCTCTTTCTCTACGTCACCCTTGATGGGTTTGATTTAGGGGTAGGAATTTTATCCCTAACGGCTTCTAACGAGGAACGCCGTGGCTTGTTAATGACCAGTTTAAGCAACGTTTGGGATGCCAATGAAACTTGGCTAGTCTTGATGGGAGGAGCGTTATTTGGTGCGTATCCTTTGGCTTACAGCACGATTTTGAGTTCCCTATACATTCCAATTTGGATGATGGTATTTGGGTTTATTTTTCGTGCGGTGGCGTTTGAGTTTCGAGAACATTCGGAACGCAAGTTTTTCTGGAATGCTGCCTTTGGTTTGGGGAGTTTACTGGCAACCGTTGGACAAGGATTTGCTTTAGGAGGCGTTTTAACGGGAATTAACGTCGATGAAAGCGGACATTTTATCGGCGGTGTTTGGGATTGGTTAAGTCTGCCTTCGATTTTAGTAACTTTAACCTTAATTCAAGGTTATGTGTTAAGTGGGTCAACTTATTTGGTGATGAAAACCGAAGGAGGATTACAACAGACTCATTATCGCACCGCAAAAATTGCAGCAATTACAACCTTAATCGGTGCGGTACTGATTACCATTACCACACCGATTTTCCTCGAAGAAGCGCGATCGCGCCTTTTTGAACCGCCGTTTCTTTACATTTTCGCCACGATTCCCCTATTAGGGGCTTTCTTCGTGTTCCAACTGTTACGAAGTTTGAATCAACAACAAGAAAGAGCGCCCTTTGTTTGGACAGTTTTGATTTTTCTTCTCTCGTTTCTGGGGTTAGGAATTATCGTCTTTCCCTACATTATTCCGCGATCGATCACCGTTTACCAAGCGGCGGCCGATCCCAGTGCGTTAGTCTTTATGTTGACCTTTATCGGCTTCTTAATTCCGATCATGTTGGCATACAACATCTACCAATATGTAGTCTTTCGCGGCAAAGTCAGAAGCAGCGATTACAGTGGTCAGTGA
- a CDS encoding cytochrome ubiquinol oxidase subunit I, with protein MDFLSDSVVLSRMQFALTAIFHMLWPVLTTGMSIYLVVVEGMWLKTRNPDYYYHARFWSKLYVLNFGIGVASGLPMEFQFGTNWAPFSEAVGDFFGSILGFEASMAFMLEAGFLGIMLFGWGRVPPVIHYMGTIMVAFGANLSTFWILTANSWLQTPAGGEIVDGKFVVTDYFQAIFNPFMVNSVLHMFFATLETSLFVIGGISAWYILSRNERYQQFFARSFKIVLACAIAVAPLQIYIGHLSGEQVYHRQPTKMAAMEAQWETAPGGQPADWSLLAIPNTKAERNDWEISIPNGLGYILEFKQNLSEPVQGLKEWKPEDRPGMVGLIYYSFRIMVGIGFLLAGLMAVTVIQWLRGKLAPPQIGNQKWLLIGWMFAAPLGYIAIESGWIVRCVGRQPWTMYGEIRTVDAASNLPPQEILTSLLAFTGVYSLLLISALYFGSRIIRQGPNFDLPIPKESLAPTPVEHTPDRRPVEN; from the coding sequence ATGGATTTTTTATCAGACTCGGTTGTCTTATCACGGATGCAGTTTGCTTTAACCGCAATTTTCCATATGTTGTGGCCCGTGTTAACGACTGGAATGTCAATTTATTTGGTGGTAGTCGAGGGAATGTGGCTAAAAACCCGTAACCCTGACTATTACTATCATGCTCGATTTTGGTCAAAACTCTATGTCCTCAATTTTGGCATTGGTGTTGCCAGTGGTTTACCCATGGAGTTTCAGTTTGGAACGAACTGGGCGCCGTTTTCAGAAGCCGTCGGAGACTTTTTTGGTAGCATTTTGGGCTTTGAAGCCTCGATGGCTTTTATGCTAGAGGCGGGATTCCTTGGCATTATGCTATTTGGTTGGGGAAGAGTTCCCCCTGTCATTCACTACATGGGAACGATTATGGTCGCCTTTGGGGCGAATTTATCCACATTTTGGATTCTCACCGCCAATTCTTGGTTACAAACCCCAGCTGGCGGTGAAATTGTAGATGGGAAGTTTGTGGTGACAGACTATTTCCAAGCCATTTTTAACCCGTTTATGGTGAATAGTGTTCTCCATATGTTTTTTGCCACTCTAGAAACATCTTTGTTTGTCATTGGCGGCATTAGTGCGTGGTATATTCTCAGTCGCAATGAACGTTATCAACAGTTTTTTGCGCGATCGTTTAAGATTGTTTTAGCCTGCGCGATCGCGGTTGCTCCCTTACAAATTTACATCGGACATCTTAGCGGCGAACAGGTATATCACCGACAACCGACAAAAATGGCAGCAATGGAAGCGCAATGGGAAACCGCCCCAGGAGGACAACCCGCCGATTGGAGTTTACTCGCCATTCCTAACACCAAAGCCGAACGCAACGACTGGGAGATTTCCATTCCCAATGGTTTAGGATACATTCTAGAATTTAAGCAAAATTTATCAGAACCCGTACAGGGGTTAAAAGAATGGAAACCTGAAGATCGTCCTGGCATGGTAGGCTTAATCTACTATTCGTTTCGGATCATGGTGGGAATTGGCTTTCTTCTCGCAGGTTTAATGGCAGTAACCGTAATACAATGGTTACGAGGAAAACTCGCACCGCCACAAATTGGGAATCAAAAATGGTTACTCATCGGTTGGATGTTTGCTGCACCATTGGGTTATATTGCGATCGAATCGGGTTGGATTGTGCGCTGTGTCGGACGACAACCTTGGACGATGTACGGAGAAATCCGCACTGTTGACGCTGCCTCTAACCTGCCGCCACAAGAAATTCTCACCTCTCTGTTAGCGTTTACAGGTGTGTATAGCCTCTTGTTGATTTCCGCCCTTTATTTTGGCAGTCGCATCATTCGTCAAGGCCCCAACTTTGATCTACCGATTCCCAAAGAATCCTTAGCACCGACTCCTGTTGAGCATACACCCGATCGTCGCCCTGTGGAAAATTAG
- a CDS encoding hemerythrin domain-containing protein, with translation MEHFAMEEKLMREQEYPSYQEHKKIHDKLTGEVKEIADKFAEGDRFVTIELSHFLTRWLIHHIISGSLNQ, from the coding sequence GTGGAACATTTCGCCATGGAAGAAAAGCTGATGCGTGAACAGGAATATCCTTCCTATCAAGAACATAAGAAAATCCATGACAAATTGACGGGAGAAGTGAAGGAAATTGCCGATAAATTCGCTGAGGGCGATCGATTTGTGACGATCGAGTTATCTCATTTTCTTACTAGATGGTTGATTCACCATATTATATCAGGTTCGCTCAATCAATGA
- a CDS encoding F0F1 ATP synthase subunit gamma → MANLKEIRDRIGSVKNTRKITEAMRLVAAAKVRRAQEQVSSTRPFADRLAQVLYNLQTRLRFEDVDLPLLENREVKTVGLLVVTGDRGLCGAYNANVIKRARQRAQELEAEGINYKYVLVGSKASQFFKRRQAPIAESYTNLEQIPTAEEASNIADQLLSLFLSESVDRVELIYTKFVSLISSRPVIQTLLPLDPQGLEVSDDEIFRLTTRGGDFDVERETVESETRTQDFPRDMIFEQDPVQILDALLPLYLNNQLLRALQESAASELASRMTAMNNASDNATELIKTLTLSYNKARQAAITQEILEVVGGAEALGG, encoded by the coding sequence ATGGCAAACTTAAAAGAAATCCGCGATCGGATTGGTTCAGTTAAAAATACTCGTAAAATCACAGAAGCAATGCGTCTTGTGGCAGCAGCGAAAGTGCGACGGGCGCAAGAACAGGTCAGTTCCACTCGTCCTTTTGCCGATCGGTTGGCACAGGTGCTTTATAATTTACAAACGCGGCTGCGGTTTGAAGATGTTGATCTGCCCTTACTGGAGAATCGAGAAGTAAAAACAGTGGGATTATTGGTCGTGACAGGCGATCGAGGCTTGTGTGGTGCTTATAATGCCAATGTGATTAAAAGAGCGCGTCAACGGGCGCAAGAATTAGAAGCAGAAGGAATTAATTACAAATATGTATTAGTGGGTAGCAAGGCGAGTCAATTTTTTAAACGTCGTCAAGCCCCGATCGCAGAAAGCTACACCAACCTCGAACAAATTCCCACCGCAGAAGAAGCCTCAAACATTGCCGATCAACTGTTATCCTTATTCTTATCGGAAAGCGTCGATCGCGTCGAGTTAATTTATACCAAATTTGTCTCCTTAATCAGTTCTCGTCCTGTGATTCAAACCTTGCTGCCCCTTGATCCGCAAGGATTAGAAGTCTCCGACGATGAAATCTTCCGTTTAACCACCAGAGGCGGCGATTTTGACGTTGAACGAGAAACCGTAGAAAGCGAAACTCGTACCCAAGACTTCCCACGAGACATGATTTTTGAACAAGACCCCGTTCAAATTTTAGACGCACTGCTTCCACTGTATCTAAACAACCAATTATTACGAGCATTGCAAGAATCCGCCGCCAGCGAATTAGCCTCACGGATGACTGCAATGAACAACGCCAGCGATAATGCCACAGAATTGATTAAAACCCTTACCTTGTCCTATAACAAAGCACGTCAAGCCGCCATTACTCAAGAAATTTTAGAAGTGGTTGGTGGCGCAGAAGCCCTCGGTGGCTAA
- the atpA gene encoding F0F1 ATP synthase subunit alpha — translation MVSIKPDEISSIIRQQIENYDQSVQVSNVGTVLQVGDGIARIYGLDQVMAGELVEFEDGTVGIALNLEEDNVGAVLMGSGRGIQEGSSVKSTGRIAEIPVGEALKGRIVDSLARPIDGKGEIKSDSSRLLESVAPGIIERKSVYEPMQTGITAIDSMIPIGRGQRELIIGDRQTGKTAVAIDTIINQKEEDVVCVYVAIGQKASTVAQVAATLEERGALDYTVIVAANASDPATLQYLAPYAGASIAEYFMYQGKATLVIYDDLTKQAQAYRQLSLLLRRPPGREAYPGDVFYLHSRLLERAAKLNEELGEGSMTALPIIETQAGDVSAYIPTNVISITDGQIFLSSDLFNSGFRPAINVGISVSRVGSSAQIKAMKQVAGKLKLELAQFSELEAFAQFASDLDQATQKQLARGQRLREMLKQPQNSPLSVTEQIAVVYSGINGYLDDLPLEKANDFVQGLKDYVTNNKPQFAEIIRDKKKLVEEAETLLKEAISEYKETFKASMD, via the coding sequence ATGGTTAGCATCAAGCCAGACGAAATTAGCAGCATTATTCGTCAACAGATTGAAAACTACGATCAAAGCGTACAAGTTTCCAATGTGGGAACCGTGTTACAAGTCGGTGATGGTATTGCTCGGATTTATGGCTTAGATCAAGTCATGGCTGGGGAATTAGTGGAATTTGAAGACGGTACAGTTGGCATCGCCCTAAACTTGGAAGAAGACAACGTGGGTGCGGTGTTAATGGGTAGTGGTCGCGGGATTCAAGAAGGAAGTTCCGTTAAATCCACTGGACGCATCGCCGAGATTCCTGTGGGTGAAGCGTTAAAAGGTCGCATTGTTGACTCTTTAGCCCGTCCCATTGATGGGAAAGGTGAGATTAAAAGCGATTCCAGTCGCTTATTAGAATCAGTAGCGCCAGGAATTATTGAACGGAAATCGGTGTATGAACCGATGCAAACCGGGATTACCGCGATCGACAGTATGATCCCGATCGGTCGGGGACAACGGGAGTTAATTATTGGCGATCGGCAAACGGGAAAAACCGCCGTTGCCATTGACACCATTATTAACCAAAAAGAAGAAGATGTGGTTTGTGTCTATGTCGCGATCGGGCAAAAAGCCTCCACAGTCGCACAAGTCGCCGCCACCTTAGAAGAACGCGGTGCGTTAGATTACACCGTAATTGTCGCAGCGAATGCCAGTGATCCTGCAACCTTACAATATCTTGCGCCTTACGCAGGTGCGAGTATTGCCGAGTATTTCATGTATCAAGGCAAAGCAACCTTGGTCATTTATGATGACTTAACCAAGCAAGCGCAAGCCTACCGTCAACTATCGCTTCTCCTCCGTCGTCCTCCAGGTCGGGAAGCCTATCCAGGAGACGTTTTCTATCTCCACTCTCGCTTGTTAGAACGGGCGGCAAAACTCAATGAGGAATTAGGGGAAGGCAGCATGACCGCACTGCCAATTATTGAAACCCAAGCAGGGGACGTTTCGGCGTACATTCCGACTAACGTGATTTCCATTACCGATGGACAAATTTTCCTCTCCTCAGACTTATTTAACTCTGGATTCCGTCCAGCGATTAACGTGGGGATTTCCGTTTCCCGTGTCGGTTCTTCGGCACAAATTAAAGCCATGAAGCAGGTAGCGGGTAAACTGAAGCTAGAATTGGCTCAATTCTCTGAGTTAGAAGCATTTGCTCAGTTTGCTTCCGATTTAGACCAAGCCACCCAGAAACAATTAGCACGGGGTCAACGTTTACGGGAGATGCTCAAACAGCCTCAGAACTCTCCTTTATCCGTGACAGAACAAATTGCAGTGGTTTACTCTGGCATTAATGGTTATCTCGATGACCTTCCTTTGGAAAAAGCCAATGACTTTGTACAAGGGTTAAAGGATTATGTCACCAACAATAAACCGCAGTTTGCTGAGATCATTCGTGACAAGAAAAAACTGGTGGAAGAAGCAGAAACCTTGTTGAAAGAAGCGATTTCGGAATACAAGGAAACCTTTAAGGCTTCGATGGATTAG
- the atpH gene encoding ATP synthase F1 subunit delta has protein sequence MRENTLMSAEVVEPYASALMSLADSQNLIERFGNDAKELLAALKSSQDLKQFLANPVIKIDDKKAVLRRITGEGLHQYLVNFLQLVVDKKRTAFLTGILEQFLALVRDRTSTVLAEVTSVTELSNEQRDRVKERVKAMTNAQNVELETTLDPSLIGGVVIKVGSQVLDASLKGQLRRIGFSLETTVS, from the coding sequence ATGAGAGAAAATACTTTGATGAGTGCTGAGGTGGTTGAACCTTATGCCTCGGCTTTGATGTCTTTGGCGGATTCTCAAAATTTAATCGAACGCTTTGGGAATGATGCGAAAGAGTTACTCGCAGCGTTGAAAAGTTCACAGGATTTAAAGCAGTTTTTAGCTAATCCTGTGATTAAAATTGATGATAAGAAGGCGGTTTTACGTCGCATTACTGGCGAAGGATTACATCAGTACTTGGTGAACTTTTTACAGTTGGTGGTGGATAAGAAACGAACCGCTTTTTTAACGGGGATTTTGGAACAGTTTTTGGCTTTAGTGCGCGATCGCACTTCGACGGTGTTAGCGGAAGTGACATCGGTCACCGAGTTAAGCAACGAGCAGCGCGATCGGGTCAAAGAAAGAGTCAAAGCCATGACCAATGCTCAAAACGTGGAATTAGAAACCACACTTGACCCCAGCTTAATTGGTGGAGTAGTGATTAAAGTCGGTTCACAAGTTCTCGATGCCAGTTTGAAAGGACAACTGCGTCGCATTGGTTTCAGCCTTGAAACCACAGTCTCATAA
- a CDS encoding F0F1 ATP synthase subunit B: protein MIMGMFSYFLAEATEATEEGFGLNFDILETNIINLAIIIAVLFFFGRKFLGNNLSQRRSEIEEEIADAEKRAQKATADLKAAERKLAEAQKEIENIRQSAQESAQKAKERILAENAKEVERIKEAAVQDLDAERERAVTEIKQYIARLALKKVESELTNNLDQSAQEQLIDRSLAQLGGER, encoded by the coding sequence ATGATCATGGGGATGTTTTCTTACTTCCTCGCAGAAGCAACCGAAGCAACCGAGGAAGGCTTTGGACTCAATTTTGATATTCTTGAGACCAATATTATTAACTTAGCGATTATTATCGCCGTTTTATTTTTCTTTGGTCGTAAATTTTTGGGAAATAATCTCTCACAACGTCGCTCTGAAATTGAAGAAGAGATTGCCGATGCTGAGAAACGAGCGCAAAAAGCAACCGCAGACTTAAAAGCAGCGGAACGCAAACTCGCAGAAGCCCAAAAAGAAATCGAGAATATTCGTCAATCAGCCCAAGAAAGCGCTCAAAAAGCAAAAGAGCGTATTTTGGCGGAAAATGCCAAAGAAGTGGAGCGGATCAAGGAAGCTGCTGTGCAGGATTTAGACGCGGAACGAGAACGAGCAGTAACAGAAATTAAACAGTATATTGCTCGTTTGGCTCTGAAAAAAGTGGAGTCTGAACTCACAAATAATTTGGATCAATCAGCACAAGAGCAGTTGATTGACCGCTCTCTAGCCCAATTAGGAGGAGAGAGATGA
- a CDS encoding F0F1 ATP synthase subunit B': MTNWMILLAAEAAETEGGLFDFDATLPLMAIQFLILVALMNVLFFKPLTKVLDERAEYIRKNLNEAKENAKKSEELAQKFDEQLKEVRRESQEMIAQAQAEAQEQAAKNVAQAQQEVQAQREKATAEITEQKEQAFQSLESQVDTLSRQILEKLVGADLVKR; the protein is encoded by the coding sequence ATGACAAACTGGATGATTTTACTAGCAGCAGAAGCAGCAGAAACCGAAGGGGGACTGTTTGATTTTGATGCGACCTTACCCTTGATGGCGATTCAATTTTTGATTTTGGTCGCCTTGATGAATGTCTTGTTCTTTAAGCCTTTAACAAAGGTTTTAGATGAACGGGCTGAGTATATTCGCAAAAACCTCAATGAAGCTAAGGAAAATGCGAAAAAGTCAGAAGAATTGGCTCAAAAATTTGACGAACAGTTAAAAGAGGTTCGTCGTGAGTCTCAAGAAATGATTGCTCAAGCCCAAGCTGAGGCGCAAGAACAAGCTGCGAAAAATGTTGCTCAAGCGCAACAAGAGGTACAGGCGCAACGGGAAAAAGCCACTGCCGAAATTACAGAGCAAAAAGAGCAGGCTTTCCAGTCCCTAGAGTCCCAAGTGGATACCCTCAGTCGGCAAATTTTGGAAAAATTAGTCGGTGCGGACTTAGTGAAACGCTAA
- the atpE gene encoding ATP synthase F0 subunit C: protein MDSLTALASVFSAALAVGLASIGPGLGQGNAAGRALEGIARQPEAEGKIRGTLLLSLAFMEALTIYGLVVALVLLFANPFA from the coding sequence ATGGATTCTTTAACTGCTCTCGCTTCCGTTTTCTCTGCTGCTCTCGCGGTTGGTTTAGCCTCTATCGGCCCTGGCTTAGGACAAGGAAACGCTGCTGGTCGTGCGTTAGAAGGGATTGCTCGTCAACCCGAAGCAGAAGGCAAAATTCGCGGGACTCTCTTGCTGTCCTTAGCATTTATGGAAGCGTTAACGATTTACGGTCTGGTTGTAGCACTGGTTTTACTCTTTGCTAACCCCTTTGCGTAA